The Engystomops pustulosus chromosome 9, aEngPut4.maternal, whole genome shotgun sequence genome includes a window with the following:
- the UTP14A gene encoding U3 small nucleolar RNA-associated protein 14 homolog A has translation MKPANKRGHSTPGPRDMKKMTEEVVLMEPELSASEDEDDGDAERKHQRLLDAISALGGSKRKKMSERTEASLQVSEFGISAEGVREKVRLSDLIKPIKKEKALKKMKSQLGIIKPKKSLELPMNKAEEQKILRQAAYQKSSQEVSRWKNVVTENRKAEQLVFPLNEEPLRPAPIEENLTAWKARTPLEMEIFSMLHKHKQPIVAPVLTPMEKASIKAMSLEEAKRRRIELQRARILQSYYQVKARREGKIKSKSYRKVKKKGRMKQSLKVFEELRKTNPEAALEELEKLEKDRIQERMSLKHQKTGKWAKSRAIMAKYDDEARKAMQEQLQKHKELTTKIAVVTEEKEEEEREEEEEQEIIPDFVNDAQMSLEGANPWMTGKLRSDAKDAGTAEEVQGEVEAAAKSNEPEKEESEEEAESEEETALREFQDRRRLRKQLGVEESLTPDSGSAAGAAAQDHAREVSQFNRMFQKMLEENKKEQKLQKKLNATAAVEEKEKKKAEVEEQKRSQEEEEDEEGDPLIIEGMDRTRTMEDLETLGTRETLEELMTPQKPPDKTPQQKPPDKTPQQNLPDKTPQQKKKKAQIISAKDVLAAKAPRVHAPLLPTMMDTEEEEADEKKQKMIIKEAFAGDDVIGDFLKEKRKAIEDAKPKDICLALPGWGSWGGTNLPISAKKKRRFTLKAPPPPPRKDDKLPNVIISENRNKAFAAHQPYVPVKFQKRCENFLRTPIGSTWNPERAVQQLTAPKVVTKTGHIIEPITDDFLQKSEVQGADPTKALEKELQQLEEKIKRETQTKDPQPQEKNKGHKKGTKSKHNNKKK, from the exons ATGAAGCCGGCCAACAAGAGGGG TCACAGCACCCCGGGACCGAGAGACATGAAGAAGATGACAGAGGAGGTGGTCCTGATGGAGCCGGAGCTGAGCGCCAGCGAGGATGAG GACGATGGTGACGCCGAGCGCAAGCACCAGAGGCTTCTGGACGCCATCTCTGCTCTGGGCGGCAGTAAGAG GAAGAAGATGTCGGAGCGGACGGAGGCCAGCCTCCAGGTGTCGGAGTTCGGCATTAGCGCAGAAG GTGTCAGAGAGAAGGTCCGCTTGTCGGATCTCATCAAACCTATCAAGAAGGAGAAGGCGCTGAAAAAAATGAAGAGTCAACTGGGAATCATCAAACCGAAGAAGAGCCTGGAGCTGCCCATGAACAAAGCGGAGGAGCAGAAG ATCCTCAGACAGGCCGCCTACCAGAAAAGCTCACAGGAAGTCTCCCGCTGGAAGAACGTAGTGACGGAGAATCGTAAGGCGGAGCAGCTGGTGTTCCCCCTTAATGAAGAGCCGCTGAGACCCGCGCCCATAGAGGAGAACCTGACCGCCTGGAAG GCCAGAACTCCGCTGGAGATGGAGATATTCAGTATGCTACACAAGCATAAACAGCCCATTGTGGCTCCAGTTCTCACCCCCATGGAGAAGGCATCGATAAAAGCCATGAGCCTGGAGGAG GCCAAACGGCGACGGATAGAACTTCAGCGAGCGAGAATCCTCCAGTCCTACTACCAGGTGAAGGCACGGAGGGAAGGGAAGATCAAAAGCAAATC CTATCGCAAAGTAAAGAAGAAAGGGAGAATGAAACAATCCCTAAAAGTTTTTGAGGAGCTGCGGAAGACTAATCCGGAGGCGGCTCTTGAAGAATTGGAGAAGCTGGAGAAAGACCGGATACAG GAGAGGATGTCACTCAAACACCAGAAGACCGGGAAGTGGGCAAAATCCAGGGCCATCATGGCCAAGTATGACGATGAG GCTCGCAAAGCGATGCAAGAACAGCTGCAGAAACACAAAGAGTTAACCACAAAAATTGCAGTCGTGACCgaggaaaaggaggaggaagaacgagaggaggaggaggagcaggagattaTCCCGGATTTCGTCAATGATGCCCAGATGAGTCTGGAAGGTGCCAACCCCTGGATGACGGGGAAGCTGAGGAGCGATGCTAAGGATGCTGGGACTGCGGAGGAGGTGCAGGGGGAAGTGGAGGCGGCTGCTAAGAGCAACGAGCCAGAGAAGGAGGAGTCTGAGGAGGAGGCGGAGTCTGAGGAAGAGACCGCGCTCCGAGAATTCCAAGATCGAAGACGTCTGCGCAAACAACTTGGCGTGGAGGAGTCTCTTACTCCAGATTCAG GATCGGCAGCGGGTGCCGCAGCGCAGGATCACGCCAGGGAAGTGTCACAGTTCAACAGGATGTTCCAAAAGATGCTGGAGGAGAACAAGAAAGAACAGAAGCTGCAGAAGAAACTGAACGCCACAGCAGCAgtggaggagaaagagaagaaaaaggcGGAGGTGGAGGAGCAGAAGAGatcccaggaggaggaggaagacgaggagggagatCCACTCATCATAGAGGGGATGGATAGAACACGGACTATGGAAGATCTGGAGACCCTCGGGACGAGGGAGACCCTGGAGGAGCTGATGACACCGCAGAAGCCGCCAGACAAGACCCCGCAGCAAAAGCCGCCAGACAAGACCCCGCAGCAGAATCTACCAGACAAGACCCCGCAgcagaagaaaaagaaagcacAGATTATCAGCGCCAAAGACGTCCTGGCCGCCAAGGCCCCCCGGGTCCATGCGCCGCTGCTGCCCACCATGATGGACACGGAAGAAGAGGAG GCCGACGAGAAAAAGCAGAAGATGATCATCAAGGAGGCGTTTGCCGgtgatgacgtcattggggatTTCTTAAAGGAGAAGCGTAAAGCCATCGAAGACGCGAAGCCCAAAGACATCTGCCTGGCGCTGCCGGGGTGGGGGTCATGGGGAGGCACCAACCTCCCGATCAGCGCAAAGAAGAAGCGCAG GTTCACGTTGAAAGCGCCGCCGCCGCCTCCACGGAAAGACGACAAGCTGCCGAACGTCATCATCAGCGAGAACAGGAATAAAGCGTTTGCTGCCCATCAG CCATACGTGCCAGTAAAATTCCAGAAGCGGTGTGAGAATTTCTTGCGGACCCCCATCGGCAGCACCTGGAACCCGGAGCGGGCCGTCCAGCAGCTGACTGCTCCCAAGGTGGTCACCAAGACGGGACACATCATTGAACCCATCACCGACGACTTCCTCCAGAAGTCCGAAGTCCAAGGTGCTGACCCGACCAAGGCGCTGGAGAAGGAGCTGCAACAGCTGGAGGAGAAGATCAAAAGAGAGACCCAAACCAAGGACCCGCAACCCCAGGAGAAGAACAAGGGCCACAAGAAAGGCACAAAAAGTAaacacaataacaaaaaaaagtag